The Candidatus Limnocylindrales bacterium genome includes a region encoding these proteins:
- a CDS encoding helix-turn-helix domain-containing protein: MSTRKDDTRARLFEAARKLLLERGFHGVGLEDIAESAGVSRQAVYKSHFASKADLLLELVRHVHAAEKIDDLTRPISEARTALEMLAATIRASIKIEARVHELSLTLAAAAVSDAAAAAAWRDRMELRRGALRAAVSRLEAEGRLRPGWKIEQAVDVLDSMLSVDTYQRLVTERGWKHEELIRKVQELSTGTFLVEPPGRPRRRTGATALAAPRR; the protein is encoded by the coding sequence GTGTCAACCAGAAAAGACGATACCAGGGCCCGTTTGTTTGAGGCGGCGCGCAAGCTGCTGCTCGAGCGCGGCTTTCACGGAGTGGGACTCGAAGACATCGCCGAATCCGCGGGTGTGAGCCGGCAGGCGGTCTACAAGTCGCACTTTGCTTCCAAGGCGGACCTTCTGCTGGAGCTCGTGCGGCACGTCCATGCAGCGGAAAAAATCGACGACTTGACGCGGCCCATCTCCGAAGCGCGGACCGCGCTTGAAATGCTGGCCGCCACGATCCGCGCCAGCATCAAGATCGAAGCCCGTGTGCACGAGCTGTCGCTCACGCTTGCCGCCGCTGCCGTGTCGGACGCCGCAGCTGCCGCCGCGTGGCGCGATCGCATGGAGCTCCGGCGCGGCGCATTGCGCGCAGCGGTGTCACGACTCGAAGCGGAAGGCCGGTTGCGTCCGGGCTGGAAGATCGAGCAAGCCGTGGACGTGCTCGACTCAATGCTCTCTGTGGACACCTATCAGCGACTCGTTACGGAACGAGGCTGGAAGCACGAGGAGCTGATCCGGAAGGTGCAGGAGTTGAGCACCGGCACGTTCCTGGTCGAGCCGCCGGGCAGACCGCGGCGCAGAACCGGAGCTACGGCCCTCGCCGCTCCGCGGCGCTGA
- a CDS encoding Uma2 family endonuclease, translating into MQVGTWIGRFQNRDCARRLSSHDGSRRGYDSSTGYELPSGDVLEPDVSFVSAATLSRGPKPDPDAFLRLVPDLVVEILSPSTASRDRLEKKKIYEKNGVGEYWIVDPRSRRVTIFCLEGEAYGEAKQIMRGAAESSVLPGFSILLDSVFAELD; encoded by the coding sequence ATCCAGGTCGGGACATGGATCGGTCGGTTTCAAAATCGTGACTGCGCTCGGCGACTATCTTCGCACGACGGCAGCCGGCGGGGATATGATTCGAGCACCGGCTACGAGCTGCCAAGCGGCGACGTGCTCGAGCCGGATGTCTCGTTCGTTTCTGCGGCTACGCTCTCGCGCGGTCCAAAGCCCGATCCCGACGCGTTCCTGAGGCTGGTGCCCGACCTCGTCGTCGAAATCCTGTCGCCGTCGACGGCATCGCGAGATCGCCTCGAGAAGAAGAAAATTTACGAGAAGAACGGCGTCGGCGAGTATTGGATCGTCGATCCAAGGTCTCGTCGCGTCACGATCTTCTGCCTGGAAGGCGAAGCTTACGGTGAGGCGAAACAGATCATGCGCGGCGCCGCCGAGTCCTCGGTGCTGCCGGGGTTCTCGATCCTGCTCGACTCGGTCTTCGCGGAGCTCGACTGA
- a CDS encoding HD domain-containing protein, translating to MERLDLAGLRFIDSALVKRTFEHAEEVYQPWLLNHCIRTYYWGGLLGQLESLNVDREELLVASLCHDLALACEPRPGSEKECFAVRGAEMAEALLHDHERPALAPTIAESITMHLNIAPAPVAPPYLNYLLQQGASIDVVGWDLAKVSPRKAEVVAQYPRLDLKKHLVEVLSREAEAHPGARLAMMVRFGFFQFIADAPYEE from the coding sequence GTGGAGAGACTCGACCTGGCAGGTCTTCGCTTCATCGACAGTGCGCTGGTCAAGCGAACATTCGAGCACGCGGAGGAGGTCTACCAGCCGTGGCTGCTCAACCACTGCATACGCACCTATTATTGGGGAGGGCTGCTCGGCCAGCTCGAATCTCTCAACGTCGATCGCGAGGAGCTGCTGGTGGCATCCCTTTGCCATGACCTCGCTCTCGCGTGCGAACCACGGCCGGGTTCGGAGAAGGAGTGCTTCGCGGTGCGCGGCGCCGAGATGGCCGAAGCACTGCTTCATGACCACGAACGCCCAGCGCTGGCGCCGACGATCGCAGAGAGCATCACGATGCATCTGAACATTGCACCCGCGCCGGTCGCTCCGCCGTACCTGAACTACCTGCTGCAGCAGGGCGCATCGATCGACGTGGTCGGATGGGACCTGGCCAAGGTGTCACCGCGCAAGGCGGAAGTCGTCGCGCAGTATCCGCGGCTCGACCTCAAAAAACACCTGGTCGAGGTGCTGAGCCGCGAAGCCGAAGCCCATCCTGGTGCGAGACTGGCAATGATGGTGCGATTCGGCTTTTTCCAGTTCATCGCGGACGCGCCGTATGAGGAGTGA
- a CDS encoding glutathione S-transferase family protein — protein sequence MTTSTTLYAIPFACSMAPHIALREAAVPHDVSWVARGSLAMADGRKYRDVNPKGKVSALRLPDGSIVTENIAVLLAIGDLAPDAGLSSPAGSERRLRLYEWLSFISTELHKQALWAHFDPDVPQAMKTHVAEYVLPKVLPHPEAALQHRRFLIGDDFSLADAYLFWTLVLLPQLGVSLEDYPALLAFRDSVKDRPSVAQTLDLERSGLLASSAFGSAGNTQ from the coding sequence ATGACGACCAGCACGACGCTCTACGCAATTCCTTTTGCCTGTTCGATGGCACCGCACATCGCGCTTCGGGAGGCGGCCGTCCCGCATGACGTTTCATGGGTCGCGCGCGGAAGCCTGGCCATGGCGGACGGACGCAAATACCGCGATGTGAATCCCAAGGGGAAAGTCTCGGCCCTCAGGCTGCCGGACGGCTCGATCGTGACCGAGAACATCGCCGTACTCCTCGCAATCGGCGACCTTGCACCGGATGCCGGGCTGTCCTCACCCGCCGGCAGCGAGAGGCGACTGCGACTCTACGAATGGTTGAGCTTCATCTCGACCGAGCTTCACAAGCAGGCATTGTGGGCCCATTTCGATCCGGACGTGCCGCAGGCGATGAAGACGCACGTCGCCGAATACGTGCTGCCCAAGGTGCTTCCTCATCCCGAAGCGGCGTTGCAGCACCGACGCTTCCTTATTGGCGACGATTTCTCGCTGGCCGATGCTTACCTGTTCTGGACCCTGGTGCTGCTTCCGCAGCTCGGAGTCTCGCTGGAGGATTATCCGGCCCTGCTGGCGTTTCGTGATTCGGTCAAGGATCGCCCGAGCGTGGCGCAGACTCTCGATCTGGAACGAAGCGGACTTCTTGCTTCGTCTGCGTTCGGCTCAGCCGGGAATACGCAGTGA
- a CDS encoding YifB family Mg chelatase-like AAA ATPase: MYAVTRTAAHQGVDSYLVEVEASIATGLPYFIIVGLPDAAVREGAERVRTAVRDAFGSFPGSRCSVNLSPASRRKAGSGFDLAIAVAIAAADGKVPAQNIASAVFLAELGLDGSLRPVAGALPAAIATARDGPKRIVVARDNAREAALAEGVDVFGASTFREALDLVKGNFTATPVRTNAAALLAAASRNDDVDIAEVRGLRVAKRALEIAAVGEHPLLFSGPPGAGKTMLARRLTTLLPPLTVAEAIQTTSVYSVARAKGDAALVLERPWRAPHHTTSGAGLVGGGSWPHPGEISLAHNGVLFLDELPEFSPRILNQLREPLEDKKLTISRAGAKVTFPARFLLVAAMNPCPCGYWRTGLRECRCSDGDVARYRARISGPLLDRIDLYVDVPSIDVDELRTDTNEESSPTVRARVCAARQRRQRSAATSLSPNAERLLARASRSMALSARGISRTIGVARTIACLDGSDETDVAHVSEALQYRVPTDEAASLERRETGVKRARVA; encoded by the coding sequence GTGTACGCCGTCACGCGAACCGCCGCGCACCAGGGAGTCGACAGCTACCTCGTCGAAGTCGAAGCCAGCATCGCGACCGGGCTTCCGTACTTCATCATCGTCGGGCTGCCCGACGCGGCGGTACGAGAAGGCGCCGAGCGCGTGCGTACAGCCGTTCGCGACGCGTTCGGCTCATTTCCTGGCTCGCGGTGCTCGGTGAATTTGTCTCCGGCTTCGCGCCGCAAGGCCGGTTCGGGCTTCGATCTCGCGATCGCGGTGGCGATCGCGGCCGCGGACGGAAAAGTTCCCGCGCAGAACATCGCGTCGGCGGTGTTCCTGGCCGAGCTCGGGCTCGACGGATCTTTGCGACCCGTCGCGGGCGCCCTGCCCGCCGCAATCGCGACCGCGCGCGACGGTCCGAAGCGCATCGTCGTCGCCAGGGACAATGCGCGCGAAGCCGCACTCGCCGAGGGCGTCGACGTGTTCGGAGCCTCGACGTTTCGCGAAGCGCTCGACCTCGTCAAAGGAAATTTCACGGCGACACCGGTTCGCACAAATGCCGCTGCGCTGCTCGCGGCGGCTTCACGCAACGACGACGTCGACATTGCGGAGGTTCGAGGCCTTCGCGTCGCCAAGCGCGCGCTGGAGATTGCGGCCGTCGGCGAGCACCCGCTGCTGTTTTCCGGACCGCCCGGTGCCGGCAAGACGATGCTGGCGCGAAGGCTGACGACGCTGTTGCCACCTCTGACCGTCGCGGAAGCCATCCAGACGACATCGGTCTACAGCGTCGCCCGCGCCAAGGGCGATGCGGCGCTCGTGCTCGAGCGTCCGTGGCGCGCGCCGCACCACACGACGTCGGGCGCGGGCCTGGTCGGCGGCGGCTCCTGGCCGCATCCCGGCGAGATCAGCCTCGCGCACAACGGCGTGCTGTTCCTCGACGAGCTCCCCGAGTTCTCGCCGCGTATCCTCAATCAGCTTCGCGAGCCGCTCGAGGACAAGAAACTGACGATCAGCCGCGCGGGCGCGAAAGTTACGTTTCCGGCGCGGTTTCTGCTGGTGGCGGCGATGAACCCGTGTCCATGCGGGTACTGGCGGACGGGCTTGAGGGAGTGCCGCTGCAGCGACGGCGATGTCGCGCGTTATCGCGCACGCATCAGTGGACCGCTGCTCGATAGAATCGATCTTTATGTCGACGTTCCCAGCATCGATGTGGACGAGTTGCGGACGGACACGAACGAAGAAAGCAGTCCGACTGTTCGCGCACGTGTTTGCGCTGCGCGCCAACGGCGGCAACGCAGCGCCGCCACGTCTCTCTCCCCGAATGCAGAAAGGCTGCTCGCGCGTGCGTCACGCTCGATGGCGTTATCTGCACGCGGCATCTCGCGAACGATTGGTGTGGCGCGCACCATCGCGTGCCTGGACGGAAGTGACGAGACCGACGTCGCACATGTTTCAGAAGCGTTGCAGTACCGGGTGCCGACCGACGAGGCCGCATCGCTGGAGCGACGAGAGACAGGAGTGAAGCGAGCACGTGTGGCTTGA
- a CDS encoding glutathione S-transferase N-terminal domain-containing protein, protein MIDLYTWTTPNGRKVSVLLEELGLPYKTIPVDLVKGEQHTPQFRAINPNGKVPAIVDHDAAGGPLAIFESGAIMIYLAEKHGRFLATEPRERALALEWLMFQMAGIGPFLGQVNYWMNTHPEKLAPAIQRYLDESVRLMTVFSGALDGREYIAGDYSIADMASYPWIAAAWGPFSAMMPDKVREMPALGAWVERVGARDAVKRGMAVPKVS, encoded by the coding sequence ATGATCGATCTGTATACGTGGACCACGCCGAACGGCCGCAAGGTTTCGGTTCTGCTGGAGGAGCTCGGCCTGCCGTACAAGACGATCCCGGTCGACCTTGTCAAAGGCGAGCAGCACACGCCCCAGTTCCGGGCCATCAATCCGAACGGCAAGGTCCCGGCCATCGTCGACCACGATGCCGCCGGCGGACCGCTGGCGATCTTCGAGTCGGGCGCGATCATGATCTACCTCGCCGAAAAGCACGGGCGCTTCCTCGCGACCGAGCCGCGCGAGCGCGCACTCGCCCTCGAATGGCTGATGTTCCAGATGGCGGGCATCGGTCCGTTCCTCGGCCAGGTCAACTACTGGATGAACACGCATCCGGAAAAGCTCGCACCGGCGATCCAGCGCTATCTCGACGAATCGGTGCGGCTGATGACCGTCTTCAGCGGCGCGCTCGATGGGCGCGAGTATATCGCCGGCGACTATTCGATCGCCGACATGGCGAGCTATCCGTGGATAGCAGCCGCGTGGGGACCGTTCTCGGCGATGATGCCGGACAAGGTGCGCGAGATGCCGGCGCTCGGCGCGTGGGTAGAGCGCGTCGGGGCGCGCGATGCGGTGAAGCGCGGGATGGCAGTGCCGAAGGTTTCGTAA
- the ppk1 gene encoding polyphosphate kinase 1, translating to MKTDAATTISLDAPEAFLNRELSWLAFARRVLELAADVDLPLLERVKFVGIHAMLHDEFLMKRVGGLLEQCRKGSSKRSVDGRTPFEELAACRSEIREQIRIVSLLMVEEILPAMRSAGIPLLDWDELIDEQRTLLRDDFEQTVLPVLTPLAIDAEHPFPFIGGQGLNLLILVPGSSGGRERIVQLKVPTNRSRWVPVPGTSGFVAIEQVIAANLDLVLVGSGPFRPYLFQVTRSAEGQVNETEDTEDGDSLLPGDIVRQVTRDLKARRFAGVSGLKVSDDMPVELQRWLGRQLRVSIDDIYPSSVFLGLSDMMSLRVAGADNLLLPAHEPVDHPRLRSYVGETPPSIFEEIARGDILLHHPYHSFESSVVRFLAEAAEDPKVLAIKITIYRTNRDSPIIRALAEAARQGKQVAVLVEITARFDEAPNIAWGQLLEREGVHVSYGVEKLKTHVKLALVVREEGSKLRQYVHIGTGNYHTGTARIYEDIGLLSSNKPLARDVAMLFNQLTGALKSRAYDKLIVAPQDMRSRFIERIRREAENAKAGRPSGIRAKMNQLQDQELIRELYEAGRAGVPIVLHVRGLCCIRPQVPGLSENIRVFSVVGRFLEHARIYEFANRGSPEYFLGSADWMKRNLDRRVESVAPVEDAEARRELAAILDVYDSDNYSCWECNPDGSYTRRRPAPGEPRRASQEVFLALAASQKKPERPSRRRRRKD from the coding sequence ATGAAAACCGACGCGGCCACGACGATCTCGCTCGATGCACCCGAGGCGTTCCTGAACAGGGAGCTGAGCTGGCTCGCGTTCGCGCGCCGCGTGCTCGAGCTAGCGGCCGACGTCGATCTTCCGCTTCTCGAACGCGTCAAGTTCGTCGGCATCCACGCGATGCTGCACGACGAGTTCCTGATGAAACGCGTCGGCGGACTGCTCGAGCAATGCCGCAAGGGAAGCAGCAAGAGATCGGTCGACGGCCGCACTCCGTTCGAGGAGCTTGCGGCGTGCCGCTCCGAGATCCGCGAGCAGATCCGCATCGTCTCCCTGCTGATGGTCGAAGAAATCCTGCCCGCGATGCGTTCGGCCGGAATTCCGCTTCTCGACTGGGACGAGCTGATCGACGAGCAGCGCACGCTGCTGCGCGACGATTTCGAACAGACGGTGCTGCCGGTTCTGACGCCGCTGGCGATCGATGCCGAGCACCCGTTTCCGTTCATCGGCGGGCAGGGCCTGAACCTTCTGATTCTGGTGCCCGGCTCGTCGGGCGGACGCGAGCGGATCGTGCAGCTCAAGGTTCCGACCAACCGCTCACGATGGGTTCCCGTTCCCGGCACCAGCGGCTTCGTCGCGATCGAGCAGGTGATTGCGGCCAACCTCGACCTCGTGCTCGTCGGAAGCGGACCGTTCCGGCCGTATCTGTTCCAGGTCACGCGGTCCGCGGAAGGGCAGGTCAACGAAACCGAAGACACCGAAGACGGCGACAGCCTGCTGCCGGGAGACATCGTCCGGCAGGTCACGCGTGATCTGAAGGCGCGGCGCTTCGCCGGAGTCTCGGGCCTCAAGGTCAGCGATGACATGCCGGTCGAGCTCCAGCGGTGGCTCGGCCGCCAGCTTCGCGTTTCGATCGACGACATCTATCCGAGCTCGGTGTTCCTCGGCCTGAGCGACATGATGTCGCTGCGCGTGGCGGGTGCCGACAACCTGCTGCTGCCGGCGCACGAGCCCGTCGATCATCCGCGCTTGCGCTCGTACGTGGGCGAGACGCCGCCTTCCATCTTCGAGGAGATCGCGCGAGGCGACATCCTGCTTCATCACCCGTACCACAGCTTCGAGTCGTCCGTCGTCCGCTTCCTTGCGGAGGCGGCCGAGGATCCGAAGGTGCTCGCGATCAAGATCACGATCTATCGGACCAATCGGGATTCGCCGATCATCCGTGCGCTCGCCGAAGCGGCTCGCCAGGGAAAGCAGGTTGCCGTGCTGGTCGAGATCACGGCACGCTTCGACGAAGCGCCGAACATCGCGTGGGGGCAGCTTCTCGAGCGCGAAGGCGTGCACGTCTCGTACGGCGTCGAGAAGCTTAAGACCCACGTCAAGCTTGCGCTCGTCGTGCGCGAAGAGGGAAGCAAGCTTCGCCAGTACGTGCACATCGGCACCGGCAACTACCACACCGGAACCGCACGAATCTACGAAGACATCGGCCTGCTGAGCTCCAACAAGCCGCTGGCGCGCGACGTGGCGATGCTGTTCAACCAGCTGACGGGAGCGCTCAAGTCGCGCGCGTACGACAAGCTGATCGTCGCGCCGCAGGACATGCGCTCGCGCTTCATCGAACGCATACGGCGCGAGGCCGAGAACGCGAAGGCTGGGCGCCCGTCGGGAATCCGCGCCAAGATGAATCAGCTGCAGGATCAGGAATTGATCCGCGAGCTGTACGAAGCCGGCCGTGCGGGCGTGCCGATCGTGCTGCACGTGCGCGGGCTGTGCTGCATCCGACCGCAGGTACCCGGACTTTCCGAGAACATCCGCGTGTTCAGCGTCGTCGGCCGCTTTCTCGAGCACGCGCGCATCTACGAATTCGCCAACCGCGGCTCACCCGAATACTTCCTCGGGTCGGCCGACTGGATGAAGCGCAACCTCGACCGTCGCGTCGAGAGCGTCGCGCCCGTCGAGGATGCCGAGGCCCGGCGCGAGTTGGCGGCCATTCTCGACGTCTACGACTCCGACAATTACTCGTGCTGGGAATGCAACCCGGATGGCTCGTACACGCGGCGCAGGCCCGCACCCGGAGAGCCGCGCCGCGCTTCGCAGGAAGTATTCCTTGCGCTCGCCGCGAGTCAGAAGAAGCCCGAGCGTCCCTCACGCCGGCGGCGGCGCAAGGATTGA
- a CDS encoding Ppx/GppA phosphatase family protein, with the protein MQHSVIAVIDLGSNSARIVVFRATAGGVLDVVADEHVSLRLIRGLDKKGLLRDKAIDGAVRLLSDFRKLADGAGAGRILAFGTAALREAGNKDELLARARKESGIRLLILDGDEEGRAGFLGAVYGLPVEDGIVFDIGGGSAQITHFRGRRQKRTTSLPLGALRLADRFLKSDPPAASEIQKLRLHVRRLLAKEKIGKLADGARVIGTGGTVRNLAKVAAKHWSYPILRLHGYELSFARLRELRALFLSRDSASRGSLPGLNSSRADSIIAGGIVAETILEACGGTRFLVAGYGMREGSVLAAGGGQLPSPEHVRKMAIGAFAARFASCERERAVRRARIVLSLYDQLEPFPDPTWREMLLHAAIVVDAGRSIDFYRMHSHSGEMIRSSGLAGFSHRGIAILSSIVEMADVEGWDPRKCSPPLAADDYDALERAGVLLCLSDAIEQRRPPGLATAARGKTKGSAFVISDPGMTSWDDAYVSRRFRQAFGKDLVFSGSPASAEPAKVSDDAPESAEPSGKRARPSRSKKPAARDKRAKKKK; encoded by the coding sequence TTGCAGCATTCGGTCATTGCCGTCATCGATCTCGGATCGAACTCCGCCCGCATCGTCGTTTTCCGTGCCACCGCCGGCGGCGTTCTCGATGTCGTTGCGGACGAGCACGTCTCGCTGCGGCTGATCCGCGGGCTCGACAAGAAAGGCCTGCTTCGCGACAAGGCGATCGACGGCGCCGTGCGATTGCTCAGCGACTTTCGAAAGCTCGCCGACGGCGCCGGCGCCGGCCGGATCCTCGCATTCGGCACTGCGGCCCTGCGCGAAGCCGGCAACAAGGACGAGCTGCTCGCGCGCGCGCGCAAGGAGAGCGGCATCCGTCTTTTGATCCTCGACGGCGACGAAGAAGGGCGGGCGGGATTTCTCGGCGCGGTCTATGGCCTGCCGGTCGAAGACGGGATCGTCTTCGACATCGGCGGCGGCAGTGCGCAGATCACGCACTTTCGCGGTCGCCGCCAGAAGCGTACCACGAGTCTTCCGCTCGGTGCGCTGCGGCTTGCCGATCGCTTCCTCAAGTCCGATCCGCCGGCGGCGTCCGAGATCCAGAAGCTGCGTCTTCACGTACGACGTCTGCTGGCCAAGGAGAAGATAGGAAAACTCGCTGACGGCGCGCGCGTGATCGGTACCGGCGGCACAGTCCGCAACCTGGCGAAGGTCGCGGCCAAGCACTGGAGCTATCCGATCCTGAGGCTTCACGGATACGAGCTGAGCTTCGCGCGGCTGCGCGAGCTGCGCGCGCTGTTTTTGTCGCGCGACTCCGCTTCGCGCGGATCGCTGCCGGGTCTCAACTCGAGCCGCGCGGATTCGATCATTGCCGGCGGTATCGTTGCCGAGACGATCCTGGAGGCCTGCGGCGGCACTCGTTTTCTCGTCGCCGGTTATGGAATGCGCGAAGGCTCGGTGCTTGCGGCGGGCGGCGGTCAGCTGCCGTCGCCCGAACATGTCCGCAAAATGGCCATCGGTGCCTTCGCCGCGCGCTTCGCGAGCTGCGAGCGGGAACGAGCCGTGCGCCGCGCGCGCATCGTTCTGTCGCTGTACGACCAGCTCGAGCCGTTTCCCGATCCCACGTGGCGCGAGATGCTGCTGCATGCGGCCATCGTCGTCGACGCGGGGCGCAGCATCGACTTCTACCGGATGCATTCGCACAGCGGCGAGATGATCCGCTCGAGCGGGCTTGCGGGTTTCAGTCATCGCGGCATCGCGATCCTGTCGTCGATCGTCGAGATGGCCGACGTGGAAGGCTGGGATCCGCGCAAATGTTCGCCGCCGCTCGCTGCGGACGACTACGACGCACTCGAGCGCGCCGGTGTGCTCCTGTGTCTTTCGGATGCGATCGAGCAGCGGCGGCCGCCGGGTCTTGCGACCGCCGCACGCGGAAAGACGAAGGGCAGTGCGTTCGTCATTTCCGATCCCGGCATGACGAGCTGGGACGATGCGTATGTTTCCAGGCGCTTCCGCCAGGCTTTCGGCAAGGATCTGGTGTTTTCGGGCTCGCCGGCGAGCGCCGAGCCCGCGAAAGTCTCTGACGATGCGCCGGAATCCGCTGAGCCCTCCGGCAAAAGAGCCCGGCCCTCGCGCAGCAAGAAACCCGCGGCCCGAGACAAACGCGCAAAGAAGAAGAAGTAG
- a CDS encoding DUF934 domain-containing protein: protein MKVVRNRRIVDDAWHLVADDETAGSHAIVSLARWNAETPTLVAAGEPIGVLLRSNESPDDVAERDRAALIAVDFPSFTDGRGYTTSRMLRSRHGYKGEIRAVGDVMRDEMFLMSRCGIDSFAVKASKDIEKALSAFDDFSVTYQAAADDERPLFRRASRGR, encoded by the coding sequence ATGAAAGTTGTAAGAAACAGGCGGATCGTCGACGACGCATGGCATCTCGTCGCCGATGACGAGACCGCCGGCTCTCACGCGATCGTGAGCCTCGCGCGCTGGAACGCGGAAACACCGACGCTCGTCGCCGCCGGCGAGCCGATCGGCGTGCTGCTGCGCAGCAACGAGTCGCCAGATGACGTCGCGGAACGCGACAGGGCGGCGCTCATCGCCGTCGACTTCCCGTCGTTCACCGACGGCCGCGGTTACACGACCTCGCGCATGCTGCGCAGCCGGCACGGCTACAAGGGCGAAATCCGCGCAGTCGGCGACGTCATGCGCGACGAGATGTTCCTGATGAGCCGCTGCGGGATCGATTCATTCGCGGTCAAGGCCAGCAAGGACATCGAAAAAGCGCTCAGCGCGTTCGACGATTTCTCGGTCACGTACCAGGCCGCCGCCGACGACGAACGCCCGCTGTTCCGCCGCGCAAGCCGCGGCCGCTAG
- a CDS encoding nitrite/sulfite reductase, whose amino-acid sequence MYQYDRYDQTIVEERARQFRGQVQRRIDGEVTENEFKPLRLQNGLYMQLHAYMLRIAVPYGVLSSRQVRKLAHIARTYDRGYGHITTRQNIQFNWPHLGDVPTILDELASVEMHAIQTSGNCIRNITSDPFAGVAPDEIEDPRPYCELLRQWSTFHPEFAFLPRKFKIAITGTPSHDRAAIRFHDIGIRIVDNAEGKRGFEIWVGGGMGRTPFIATAIRPFVEYADLPAYLESILRVYNLHGRRDNKHKARIKILVDEIGAEEFTRWVEEDFARSRRPELLLERSEVERIAAFFQPPAYQPEGSARGDAAALAERMRTDAAFARWRKTNVLSHKVAGYNIVVLSLKHPGIPPGDISDTQLDRVADLADRYSFGEVRTTHTQNMVLTDVRDADLAELFDQLVALDMATPNFRLLSDIIACPGLDYCALANARSIPLSLELSRRFDDIDYQEDIGPCSIKISGCINACGHHHVGNIGILGINKNGEEVYQLMLGGHDSDSASLGRILGPALKENQVADAVEKVLAKYLAVRNGDDEIFLDCYRRLGPEPFKEAAYAA is encoded by the coding sequence ATGTACCAGTACGACCGCTACGACCAGACCATCGTCGAAGAACGGGCGCGCCAGTTCCGCGGCCAGGTCCAGCGCCGCATCGACGGCGAAGTCACCGAGAACGAGTTCAAGCCGCTGCGCCTGCAGAACGGCCTCTACATGCAGCTTCACGCGTACATGCTGCGCATTGCGGTCCCGTATGGCGTGCTCAGCAGCAGGCAGGTCCGCAAGCTCGCGCACATCGCACGCACGTACGATCGCGGCTACGGGCACATCACGACCAGGCAGAACATCCAGTTCAACTGGCCGCATCTCGGCGACGTTCCGACCATTCTCGACGAGCTCGCGTCGGTCGAGATGCATGCCATCCAGACCAGCGGCAATTGCATCCGCAACATCACGAGCGATCCGTTTGCCGGCGTTGCGCCCGACGAGATCGAGGATCCGCGCCCGTACTGCGAGCTGCTGCGCCAGTGGTCGACGTTCCATCCGGAATTCGCGTTCCTGCCGCGCAAGTTCAAGATCGCGATCACCGGTACGCCGTCGCACGACCGCGCCGCGATCCGATTCCACGACATCGGCATCCGCATCGTCGACAACGCCGAAGGCAAGCGCGGGTTCGAGATCTGGGTCGGAGGCGGCATGGGGCGCACGCCGTTCATCGCGACGGCAATCCGCCCGTTCGTCGAGTACGCCGATCTTCCCGCGTATCTCGAGTCGATCCTGCGCGTCTACAACCTGCACGGACGGCGCGACAACAAGCACAAGGCCCGCATCAAGATCCTCGTCGACGAGATCGGCGCCGAAGAGTTCACGCGCTGGGTCGAGGAAGACTTCGCGCGAAGCAGGAGGCCCGAGCTTCTGCTCGAGCGCTCGGAGGTCGAGCGCATCGCGGCATTTTTCCAGCCTCCGGCGTATCAGCCGGAAGGCTCGGCGCGCGGCGATGCGGCGGCGCTCGCCGAACGGATGCGGACGGATGCGGCCTTTGCACGCTGGCGCAAGACCAACGTGCTGTCGCACAAGGTTGCCGGCTACAACATCGTCGTGTTGTCGCTCAAGCATCCAGGCATTCCGCCGGGCGACATCAGCGACACGCAGCTCGATCGCGTGGCCGACCTCGCCGACCGCTACAGCTTCGGCGAGGTGCGGACCACGCACACGCAGAACATGGTGCTGACCGACGTGCGCGACGCCGACCTCGCGGAGCTGTTCGACCAGCTCGTCGCGCTCGACATGGCAACGCCGAACTTCCGGCTGCTGTCGGACATCATCGCGTGCCCCGGGCTCGACTACTGCGCGCTCGCCAATGCGCGATCGATCCCGCTGTCGCTCGAGCTGTCGCGGCGTTTCGACGACATCGACTACCAGGAAGACATCGGTCCGTGCAGCATCAAGATCAGCGGATGCATCAATGCGTGCGGGCATCATCACGTGGGCAACATCGGCATCCTCGGCATCAACAAGAACGGCGAAGAGGTCTACCAGCTGATGCTCGGCGGACACGACAGCGACTCCGCGTCGCTCGGCCGCATCCTCGGTCCGGCGCTCAAGGAGAACCAGGTCGCCGACGCGGTCGAGAAAGTGCTGGCGAAGTACCTCGCAGTGCGCAACGGCGACGATGAGATCTTCCTCGACTGCTACCGGCGGCTCGGACCAGAGCCGTTCAAGGAAGCGGCCTACGCGGCATGA